Proteins co-encoded in one Hymenobacter swuensis DY53 genomic window:
- the tsaB gene encoding tRNA (adenosine(37)-N6)-threonylcarbamoyltransferase complex dimerization subunit type 1 TsaB — MSSLLLSLETSSPVCSVALHHLDTGQLVGQTELRLEKSHSSHLSLLISQLLDNTLHTLQDVAAVAVSDGPGSYTGLRIGAAAAKGLCYALDIPLLAVSTLHSLAHQVAAVTARSEHYLYCPMLDARRMEVYAGIYQADGTEMLAPTPLLLNETTLVEQLAGQSLLFFGNGAAKFRPLVAENPHAAFLTNIEPSAISVGALALKAYRHQEFRSVAYYEPFYLKEVYTTTPKNKQ, encoded by the coding sequence ATGTCCAGCTTGCTCCTTTCCCTTGAAACCTCGTCGCCGGTGTGCTCGGTGGCGCTGCACCACCTCGACACGGGCCAGTTGGTAGGCCAAACGGAACTGCGGCTGGAAAAGTCACACTCCTCGCATCTGAGTCTGCTCATCAGTCAACTGCTGGATAACACGTTGCACACGCTGCAAGACGTAGCAGCCGTGGCCGTATCCGATGGCCCGGGCTCCTATACCGGCCTGCGCATTGGGGCTGCTGCGGCCAAAGGGTTGTGCTACGCGCTTGATATTCCGCTGCTGGCCGTGAGTACGCTGCATAGTCTGGCCCACCAGGTGGCGGCTGTTACGGCCCGGTCTGAGCACTACTTATATTGCCCTATGCTGGATGCCCGGCGGATGGAGGTATACGCGGGCATTTATCAGGCCGATGGCACCGAAATGCTGGCACCCACGCCTTTGCTGCTCAATGAAACAACCTTGGTCGAACAATTGGCCGGGCAGTCGTTGTTATTCTTTGGAAACGGCGCGGCCAAGTTCCGCCCGTTGGTAGCTGAAAACCCACACGCGGCTTTTCTGACTAATATCGAACCCTCGGCTATTTCTGTGGGGGCTTTGGCGCTGAAAGCTTACCGCCACCAGGAATTTCGCAGCGTGGCCTACTATGAGCCGTTTTACTTGAAAGAGGTATATACCACCACACCGAAAAACAAGCAGTAA
- a CDS encoding ion transporter, whose amino-acid sequence MSNRAPELSQPVWKQRVYKVVFESDTRAGRNFDVALLVAIVLSVVAVMLESVQSLSAQYGTFLRAVEWVFTGLFLLEYIVRLLVVRRPLSYVFSLLGIIDFLAIVPTLASLLMFGSRYLIVIRTLRLLRVFRIFKLGQFVGEGEFIVTALKASRFKILVFLAAVLTLVTVIGTLMYVVEGGQHGFSSIPKSIYWAIVTVTTVGYGDISPVTILGQTLASVLMIMGYAIIAVPTGIVSAQMAGAAKGAPVVPPYKQVVCHVCQAPDHKPEAEYCWRCGEKL is encoded by the coding sequence ATGTCCAATCGAGCCCCTGAGCTGTCCCAACCCGTCTGGAAGCAACGAGTCTATAAGGTTGTTTTCGAATCGGACACCCGGGCCGGGCGCAATTTTGATGTGGCCTTATTGGTCGCCATTGTGCTGAGCGTGGTGGCGGTGATGCTGGAAAGTGTGCAAAGCCTTAGTGCGCAGTACGGTACTTTTCTGCGCGCTGTCGAGTGGGTTTTTACGGGCTTGTTTCTGCTGGAATATATCGTGCGGCTGCTGGTGGTGCGCCGGCCGTTGTCTTATGTATTCAGCCTACTGGGAATTATCGACTTCTTAGCCATTGTGCCCACACTGGCCAGTTTGCTGATGTTTGGTAGCCGCTACCTTATCGTCATCCGCACGTTGCGTCTGCTGCGGGTGTTCCGTATTTTCAAGCTGGGTCAGTTTGTGGGGGAGGGGGAGTTTATCGTGACGGCCCTCAAAGCCAGCCGCTTCAAGATTCTGGTTTTTCTGGCCGCCGTACTCACGCTGGTTACCGTCATCGGAACGCTCATGTATGTGGTGGAAGGCGGCCAGCACGGGTTCAGCAGCATCCCGAAGAGTATTTACTGGGCCATAGTCACGGTAACGACCGTAGGCTACGGCGACATTTCGCCCGTCACCATTCTGGGGCAGACGCTGGCTTCGGTACTCATGATTATGGGTTACGCCATCATTGCCGTGCCTACAGGTATTGTTTCGGCCCAGATGGCGGGAGCCGCCAAAGGTGCCCCGGTTGTTCCGCCCTATAAGCAGGTCGTTTGTCACGTCTGCCAGGCTCCCGACCACAAGCCCGAGGCAGAATACTGCTGGCGGTGCGGCGAAAAACTGTAG
- a CDS encoding DUF2480 family protein, producing MEEFVNRVANSGLVTFNLEEFIHPGERVVYDIKDNLFHGLMLREKDFREFIKTHDWTQYDGQNVAIICSADAIVPTWAYMLLAGKLQNHAHRYVFGNLEALEQELFQEAIAGVEVEQFRDAKLVIKGCGEKPVPTYAYVAIMQKLLPVAASIMYGEPCSTVPLYKRPKDKVSA from the coding sequence ATGGAAGAATTTGTGAACCGAGTGGCCAATTCCGGCTTGGTGACCTTTAACCTCGAAGAGTTCATTCATCCCGGCGAGCGGGTGGTGTATGATATCAAGGACAACCTATTCCACGGCCTGATGCTGCGCGAAAAGGACTTCCGTGAGTTCATCAAAACCCACGACTGGACGCAGTACGACGGCCAGAACGTCGCCATCATCTGCTCAGCCGATGCCATTGTGCCCACTTGGGCATACATGTTACTGGCCGGTAAGCTCCAGAACCACGCCCACCGCTACGTGTTCGGCAACCTAGAGGCCTTGGAGCAGGAGTTGTTTCAGGAGGCCATTGCTGGGGTGGAGGTGGAGCAGTTCCGCGATGCTAAGCTGGTTATCAAAGGCTGCGGCGAAAAACCGGTGCCTACCTACGCCTACGTGGCCATTATGCAGAAACTGCTGCCGGTAGCAGCCAGTATCATGTACGGCGAGCCGTGCAGCACTGTACCGCTCTACAAGCGTCCCAAAGATAAAGTCAGCGCGTAG
- a CDS encoding alpha-amylase family glycosyl hydrolase — translation MSLLQTAYKNSLVLVVAASLLGSCKPDTPVAPTPTPDPPTTNPTPPQYGTPFTGVPNREDAVMYQVNMRAFSQSGNFAGVTARLDSIRDLGVNVLYLMPIYPIGTDSKSVNSPYAVKDYRSVNSEFGSLTDLRALVDGAHQRNMAVMLDWVANHTSWDNPWITQHPDWYQKNAAGAIMPVSNNGTTYNDVAQLNFGNAAMRMEMISALKSWVYTANVDGFRFDYADFQPNDFWKQASDTLRNIKTHKLLLLAEGTRAANFTSGFDYNFGFNFYGGIYQVYRNGVAATTFDALNASEYTGATGTQQVVRYITNHDVNGSDGTPVALFGGKAGAMSAFVITALYKGVPMIYNGQEAGMSQAIPFPFTSVKVAWGQNPDVKRAYKQLLAARAASAALRIGTPTAYSTASVCAFTKTAGSEQAFVLVNVRNSAQTYTVPTTLANTTWTNALQGGSVAVGTQVSLPAYGYLILKK, via the coding sequence ATGTCTTTACTTCAAACTGCGTATAAAAACAGCTTGGTCCTCGTGGTAGCGGCCAGCCTACTAGGTTCCTGTAAACCGGATACCCCGGTAGCTCCCACACCTACTCCGGACCCGCCGACCACTAACCCCACCCCACCCCAGTACGGCACCCCGTTCACGGGCGTCCCCAACCGCGAGGATGCGGTGATGTACCAAGTGAACATGCGCGCCTTCAGCCAGAGCGGTAACTTTGCGGGCGTCACGGCCCGGCTGGATTCCATCCGGGACCTGGGTGTGAACGTGCTGTATCTGATGCCGATTTACCCCATTGGCACCGATAGCAAATCGGTTAATTCGCCCTATGCCGTAAAGGATTACCGCTCCGTTAACTCCGAGTTTGGCTCCCTGACTGACCTGCGCGCGCTGGTTGATGGCGCGCACCAGCGCAATATGGCCGTGATGCTGGACTGGGTGGCCAACCACACCAGTTGGGACAACCCATGGATTACCCAACACCCTGATTGGTACCAGAAAAACGCGGCCGGCGCCATCATGCCCGTCTCCAACAATGGCACCACCTACAACGATGTGGCACAGCTCAATTTCGGCAACGCGGCTATGCGTATGGAAATGATTTCGGCCTTGAAGTCGTGGGTGTACACGGCCAACGTGGATGGATTCCGCTTTGACTATGCCGACTTCCAGCCCAACGACTTCTGGAAGCAGGCTTCCGACACACTGCGCAACATCAAAACCCACAAGTTGCTGCTGTTGGCGGAGGGTACCCGCGCCGCCAACTTCACTTCCGGCTTCGATTACAACTTCGGCTTCAACTTCTACGGCGGCATCTATCAGGTATACCGCAACGGAGTCGCCGCTACCACCTTCGATGCACTGAACGCCAGCGAGTATACTGGGGCTACAGGCACCCAGCAAGTCGTACGCTACATCACCAATCACGACGTAAATGGCTCCGATGGCACACCAGTAGCGCTGTTCGGAGGCAAAGCCGGGGCCATGTCGGCCTTTGTAATCACGGCACTTTACAAGGGCGTTCCTATGATTTACAACGGGCAGGAAGCCGGCATGAGCCAAGCTATTCCTTTTCCTTTCACCTCGGTGAAAGTGGCCTGGGGCCAGAACCCTGATGTAAAGCGCGCCTATAAACAGTTATTGGCAGCCCGCGCAGCCAGCGCGGCCCTGCGCATCGGCACCCCCACTGCCTACAGCACCGCCAGCGTATGTGCCTTTACCAAAACCGCTGGTTCCGAACAGGCATTCGTGCTGGTGAACGTACGCAACTCTGCCCAAACCTATACCGTCCCCACCACGCTGGCCAACACCACTTGGACCAACGCTCTTCAGGGCGGATCCGTGGCGGTAGGCACCCAGGTTTCATTACCGGCATATGGTTATCTGATACTGAAGAAGTAA
- a CDS encoding alpha-amylase family glycosyl hydrolase has translation MKQTVFSSLVAALFSLGNLESATAQPSSAPAAAYHDPKQYGKPFAGVPDGQNATIYQVNMRGFSQQGTFKAVTARLDSIKALGVNVVYLMPIFPIGKLKAVDSPFAVQNYTAVNPEFGTLTDLRELVDGAHQRGLAVMLDWVGNHTSFDHAWVTQHPDWYVRDANGNLTNPIPEWKDIVQLDFQNAQLRTAMIQSLRYWVLQANIDGYRFDYADGPTQAFFTEALANLRSIPKHKLLLLAEGDKKKYYLQNGFDLCYDFGFMNVLKGDIFSKGRSVKLIDSVNTANYRNAPVNARMVRYTSNHDINAWDGTPQQLFGGQRGAMAAFVVAAYMHAVPMVYNGQEVGYNQRVPFMGPRRPIDWTPNPALTREYKQLIQLRNGNEAIRNGQLTSYSTDDVCAFTKTSGPEKVLTLVNLRNVAVSYPVPGALNRTTWKNALDGQTTPVQGTVSLQPYQYLILQTQPGKSGR, from the coding sequence ATGAAGCAAACCGTTTTTTCTTCCTTAGTGGCTGCGCTGTTCTCGCTGGGCAACCTTGAGTCCGCTACTGCCCAACCCTCGTCGGCTCCTGCCGCGGCCTACCACGACCCCAAACAGTACGGTAAGCCGTTTGCCGGGGTGCCCGATGGCCAGAATGCCACCATCTACCAGGTGAACATGCGGGGCTTCAGCCAGCAGGGCACCTTTAAGGCGGTGACGGCCCGGCTGGATTCCATTAAGGCACTAGGGGTGAATGTAGTGTACCTGATGCCCATTTTCCCCATCGGCAAGCTAAAGGCGGTGGATTCGCCTTTCGCGGTGCAGAACTATACGGCCGTGAACCCGGAGTTTGGCACCCTCACCGATCTGCGGGAGCTGGTGGACGGCGCGCACCAGCGCGGCTTGGCCGTAATGCTAGATTGGGTGGGCAACCATACCAGCTTCGACCATGCCTGGGTAACCCAGCACCCCGACTGGTACGTGCGCGACGCCAACGGCAACCTCACCAACCCAATACCGGAGTGGAAAGACATCGTGCAGCTTGATTTTCAGAATGCCCAGCTGCGCACCGCCATGATCCAGTCTCTGCGCTACTGGGTGTTGCAAGCCAATATTGACGGCTACCGCTTCGACTACGCCGATGGTCCCACACAGGCATTTTTCACCGAAGCCTTGGCCAACCTGCGCAGCATTCCGAAACACAAACTACTGCTGCTGGCCGAGGGCGACAAGAAGAAATACTACCTACAAAATGGTTTCGACCTGTGCTACGATTTCGGGTTTATGAACGTGCTGAAGGGAGACATCTTCTCCAAGGGCCGTAGCGTGAAGCTCATCGACTCAGTAAATACGGCTAACTACCGCAACGCCCCGGTCAACGCCCGCATGGTGCGCTATACCTCTAACCACGACATTAACGCCTGGGACGGTACGCCGCAGCAGCTGTTTGGCGGCCAGCGGGGTGCTATGGCCGCCTTTGTGGTGGCCGCTTACATGCATGCCGTGCCCATGGTTTACAACGGCCAGGAAGTGGGCTATAATCAGCGGGTGCCGTTTATGGGGCCACGCCGGCCCATCGACTGGACGCCCAACCCGGCCCTGACCCGGGAATACAAGCAGCTGATCCAGCTGCGCAACGGCAACGAAGCCATTCGCAACGGCCAGTTGACCTCCTACAGCACCGACGATGTGTGCGCCTTCACCAAAACCAGTGGTCCGGAAAAGGTATTGACATTGGTGAACCTTCGCAACGTAGCGGTGAGTTACCCAGTGCCGGGCGCGCTGAACCGTACTACCTGGAAAAATGCCCTGGACGGGCAAACCACGCCGGTGCAGGGTACCGTGTCGCTGCAGCCCTACCAGTACCTGATTTTGCAAACCCAACCCGGGAAGTCCGGCCGCTAA
- a CDS encoding T9SS type A sorting domain-containing protein translates to MLFPFTPLRAWRMTGLAVALLGLGATASAQTRVLFVGNSFTHGQYAPALNYNAAAITDVNYGLPATNPRAHDAGMQAAFGGVPGIFKKFTTQAGLNYDVHIEAVSGKSLEFHHTSALSVIAQPGWDKVVLQEQSTRPTPTNRGGNRQLFYTYSTLLEQAIHGASPTAQVYLYGTWARPDFTYPAGSRYAGLPIDSMAQDLRKSYQQAFITNGRYAAVAPVGDAWLRAITADVATRNSYTPDPSKINLWASDQVHASKWGSYLSALVLFYQLTNVDPRTLGASEQAATDLGITPAHAVALQQIAYQQVTSPTTATTKPAAAPDVAVFPNPATNQLTVQLSGLTSPVGTVRATLLNMLGQVITEQNGSGSTLKVGLAGVAPGVYLLRLQTAAGISSRRIEVQR, encoded by the coding sequence ATGCTTTTTCCTTTTACCCCGTTAAGAGCCTGGCGCATGACCGGGCTGGCAGTTGCCTTACTCGGTCTGGGAGCCACGGCCTCGGCCCAGACCCGCGTGCTGTTCGTGGGCAACAGTTTCACCCACGGCCAGTACGCGCCGGCGCTGAATTACAACGCCGCCGCTATTACGGATGTGAACTACGGATTACCCGCTACCAACCCCCGCGCCCACGATGCGGGCATGCAGGCGGCTTTCGGCGGCGTACCGGGCATTTTCAAGAAATTCACAACCCAGGCCGGGCTCAACTACGACGTGCATATTGAGGCCGTGAGCGGCAAGTCACTGGAGTTTCATCACACCAGCGCCCTCTCGGTTATTGCGCAGCCGGGCTGGGACAAGGTAGTCCTACAGGAACAAAGCACCCGCCCCACCCCCACAAACCGCGGAGGCAACCGGCAGCTATTCTACACTTACTCCACGCTGCTGGAGCAGGCCATCCACGGGGCTAGCCCCACCGCGCAGGTGTACCTCTACGGTACTTGGGCCCGCCCCGACTTTACTTACCCGGCCGGCAGCCGCTACGCCGGCCTGCCCATCGACTCGATGGCCCAGGACCTGCGTAAAAGCTACCAGCAGGCGTTTATCACCAACGGCCGCTATGCCGCCGTGGCCCCAGTGGGCGACGCTTGGCTGCGCGCCATCACGGCGGATGTGGCTACGCGCAACTCCTACACCCCCGACCCCAGCAAAATCAACCTGTGGGCCTCCGACCAGGTGCACGCCAGCAAATGGGGAAGTTACCTCAGCGCGCTGGTGCTCTTCTACCAGCTCACCAACGTGGACCCGCGCACGTTAGGAGCCAGCGAGCAGGCAGCTACCGACCTCGGCATTACGCCGGCCCATGCCGTGGCATTGCAGCAGATAGCCTATCAACAGGTGACCTCGCCCACTACGGCTACGACTAAGCCAGCTGCCGCGCCTGACGTAGCAGTATTCCCTAACCCCGCCACCAACCAACTCACAGTGCAGTTGAGCGGGCTGACCAGTCCGGTTGGCACCGTGCGAGCTACTCTGCTCAATATGCTGGGCCAGGTAATAACCGAGCAAAACGGTTCCGGCAGCACGCTCAAGGTGGGGCTGGCCGGCGTGGCCCCGGGTGTATACCTGCTGCGCCTGCAAACTGCCGCCGGCATAAGCAGCCGCCGGATAGAAGTGCAGCGGTAA
- a CDS encoding APC family permease, translated as MVSTSASPYKISVLTGVALVVANMVGTGVFTSLGFQVETIQSGFALLMLWVVGGIIALCGALCYGELAAAMPRSGGEYHYLSRIYHPALGFLSGWVSATVGFAAPTAAAALALERYAGSVGPALPPRVLAVTVVVMLTAVHASSRKVGSRLQVVVTAVKVAVLVGFIGAGLWLAQPQPLAFLPQGSADWQLLLSPAFAVSLIFVSYAYSGWNAAAYLTGEVQNPQRNLPRILLTGTAIVLVLYVGLNFIFLYSTPIAQLKGQVEVGFVAAASLFGAAGGRLMGGLIAALLVSTVSSMVFAGPRIVQAMGEDVPALRWLARRSAADVPVRATLFQGGLTLLFVLVSSFAQVVVYAGFILNLFTFLTVLGLFILRLREPELPRPYRAWGYPVTPLLFLLLNGWTLWFIARDKPMETLYGLGTLVVGLLVYWLSQHRTAKH; from the coding sequence ATGGTATCAACTTCGGCTTCCCCTTATAAAATCAGCGTCCTGACCGGCGTGGCCCTAGTGGTGGCCAACATGGTGGGCACCGGCGTATTCACCAGCTTGGGGTTCCAGGTAGAAACCATCCAGAGTGGTTTTGCCCTGCTGATGCTGTGGGTAGTGGGGGGCATTATTGCGCTGTGCGGGGCCTTATGCTACGGCGAGCTGGCGGCGGCCATGCCCCGCTCGGGCGGCGAGTACCATTATCTGTCGCGCATTTACCACCCGGCTTTGGGCTTTCTGTCAGGCTGGGTGTCGGCCACGGTGGGGTTTGCAGCCCCGACGGCGGCGGCGGCTCTAGCCCTGGAGCGGTACGCTGGCAGCGTGGGGCCTGCATTGCCGCCACGGGTGCTGGCTGTTACGGTAGTGGTGATGCTTACGGCCGTGCACGCCAGTAGTCGTAAGGTGGGCAGCCGGTTGCAGGTAGTGGTTACGGCTGTGAAAGTGGCCGTGCTGGTTGGGTTCATCGGGGCTGGTTTGTGGCTGGCTCAGCCCCAACCGCTGGCTTTCCTGCCGCAAGGTTCCGCTGATTGGCAACTGCTGCTAAGTCCGGCCTTTGCTGTGTCCCTTATTTTTGTGTCGTATGCCTACTCGGGCTGGAATGCGGCGGCCTACCTGACGGGCGAGGTACAAAACCCGCAACGCAATCTGCCCCGGATTCTGCTCACCGGCACGGCCATTGTGTTGGTGCTGTACGTGGGGTTGAACTTCATCTTCCTCTATTCTACGCCCATTGCCCAACTGAAAGGGCAGGTGGAAGTCGGCTTTGTGGCAGCTGCCTCCCTGTTTGGGGCGGCCGGCGGGCGACTGATGGGCGGCCTGATTGCGGCGTTGCTGGTTTCCACTGTCAGCTCCATGGTGTTTGCCGGGCCACGTATTGTGCAGGCCATGGGTGAGGATGTGCCGGCACTGCGGTGGCTGGCTCGGCGTAGCGCCGCCGATGTGCCGGTGCGGGCTACTCTGTTCCAAGGTGGGTTGACGTTGCTGTTCGTGTTGGTTTCGTCATTTGCCCAAGTAGTGGTGTACGCCGGCTTTATCCTGAACCTGTTCACGTTCCTGACGGTGCTGGGGCTGTTTATCCTGCGGTTGCGTGAGCCGGAGCTGCCCCGGCCTTACCGAGCCTGGGGCTACCCCGTTACACCGCTGCTGTTTCTGCTACTCAATGGCTGGACGCTTTGGTTCATTGCCCGCGACAAGCCCATGGAAACGCTCTACGGCCTGGGTACGTTGGTAGTAGGCCTGCTAGTGTACTGGCTGAGCCAGCACCGCACGGCCAAGCACTAA
- a CDS encoding glycoside hydrolase family 97 protein, with amino-acid sequence MKNSLIVVLLLATGLPATAQNTAPLTARLDKVSLTFALSPNGQPTYTVQFGPKSVIKSSRLGLTLADGKGFDGPLEVTGSETKDVDESWNPVWGEVKTIRNHYQQLTVHLHQPQAPGRRLNVVFRVFSDGVGFRYEVPQQPGLSYFTVQEELTEFNLPANHKAFWIPGDYDSNEYSYSTTRLSEVNTTPIEAIQQKAAPNRIQTPLMLKSDDGLYVNIHEAALVNYPAMFLNVDTKTYGLRSQLVPDATGAKAYLQAPEHTPWRTIVVSDKAPEVLASKLILNLNEPTKFPTTDWIKPQKFVGVWWEMHVNKASWNYADTSNIKLAGTDWNRLKPNGRHGANTANVKRYIDFAAQHGLQSVLVEGWNVGWEDWANNWKEEVFDFVTPYPDFNVTELQQYAAAKGVQLMMHHETSGSVTNYERRQDAAYRFMKEHNYAAVKTGYVGRIIPRGEHHDGQWMVNHFNHTAALLGQNQLMVDMHESVRPTGLHRTYPNWLASEAARGNEFNAWSTGNLPEHETILPFTRLMGGPMDYTPGIFQIKLESWNPAQNKGRQVHTTLVKQLALYVTMYSPVQMAADLPEAYEQHLDAFQFIKDVAVDWDDTRILLAEPGEFITTARKAKGKEEWYIGSITDENPRQQVVKLDFLTPGQQYEATIYADGKGASWNKNPQAYQIRKQKVNSKSVLKLQLAAGGGAAISLKPAGK; translated from the coding sequence ATGAAGAACTCGTTAATAGTCGTGTTGCTGCTGGCAACAGGCTTACCCGCCACCGCCCAGAACACAGCTCCGCTTACCGCCCGTCTCGATAAAGTCAGCCTGACGTTTGCCCTCAGTCCCAACGGCCAGCCTACGTACACGGTGCAGTTCGGCCCGAAATCCGTCATCAAATCCTCCCGACTGGGCCTCACGCTGGCGGATGGCAAGGGCTTCGATGGGCCGCTGGAAGTAACCGGCTCCGAAACCAAGGACGTGGATGAGAGCTGGAACCCGGTGTGGGGCGAGGTAAAAACCATCCGCAACCACTACCAGCAACTGACGGTGCACCTGCACCAGCCCCAGGCCCCCGGCCGCCGCCTCAATGTAGTGTTCCGAGTATTTTCCGATGGCGTGGGCTTCCGCTACGAGGTGCCCCAGCAGCCCGGCCTGAGCTACTTCACGGTGCAGGAGGAACTGACCGAGTTTAACCTGCCCGCTAACCATAAGGCCTTCTGGATTCCCGGCGACTACGACTCCAACGAGTACAGCTACAGCACCACGCGCCTGAGTGAGGTCAACACCACGCCTATCGAGGCCATTCAGCAGAAAGCTGCCCCGAACCGGATTCAAACCCCGCTGATGCTGAAATCGGACGACGGGCTGTATGTAAACATCCACGAGGCGGCGCTGGTGAACTACCCGGCCATGTTCCTGAACGTGGATACCAAAACCTACGGGCTGCGCAGCCAGCTGGTGCCCGATGCTACCGGCGCCAAAGCCTACCTGCAGGCCCCCGAGCACACACCCTGGCGCACTATTGTGGTATCGGACAAGGCGCCCGAGGTGCTGGCCAGCAAGCTGATTCTTAACCTGAACGAGCCTACCAAGTTCCCGACCACCGACTGGATCAAGCCCCAGAAGTTTGTGGGCGTATGGTGGGAAATGCACGTCAACAAAGCCAGTTGGAACTACGCTGACACCAGCAACATCAAGCTGGCCGGCACCGATTGGAACCGCCTCAAACCCAACGGTCGCCATGGCGCCAACACCGCCAACGTGAAGCGCTACATTGACTTTGCTGCCCAGCATGGCCTGCAGAGCGTGCTGGTTGAAGGCTGGAACGTGGGCTGGGAAGACTGGGCCAATAACTGGAAGGAAGAGGTGTTCGACTTCGTGACGCCCTACCCCGATTTCAACGTAACGGAGCTGCAGCAGTACGCAGCCGCCAAAGGCGTGCAGTTGATGATGCACCACGAAACATCCGGCTCTGTGACCAACTACGAGCGGCGCCAGGATGCCGCCTACCGCTTCATGAAGGAGCACAACTACGCGGCCGTAAAAACCGGCTACGTGGGCCGCATCATTCCGCGTGGGGAGCACCACGACGGCCAGTGGATGGTAAACCACTTCAACCACACGGCCGCCCTGCTCGGCCAGAACCAATTGATGGTGGATATGCATGAGTCGGTGCGACCCACCGGCTTGCACCGCACCTACCCTAACTGGCTGGCTTCGGAAGCGGCCCGGGGTAATGAGTTCAACGCCTGGAGTACCGGCAACCTGCCCGAGCACGAAACCATTCTGCCCTTTACCCGCCTCATGGGCGGCCCCATGGACTACACGCCCGGCATCTTCCAGATTAAGCTGGAGAGTTGGAACCCCGCCCAGAACAAGGGCCGGCAGGTGCATACCACGCTGGTCAAACAGCTGGCGCTCTACGTGACGATGTACAGCCCCGTGCAAATGGCCGCCGATCTGCCCGAAGCCTATGAGCAACACCTCGACGCTTTCCAGTTTATCAAGGACGTAGCTGTAGACTGGGATGACACCCGCATTTTACTGGCCGAGCCCGGCGAGTTTATTACAACGGCCCGTAAAGCTAAAGGCAAGGAGGAGTGGTACATAGGCAGCATCACCGACGAAAACCCGCGTCAGCAGGTCGTAAAGCTCGATTTCCTCACGCCCGGCCAGCAGTACGAAGCTACCATCTACGCCGATGGCAAAGGTGCCAGCTGGAATAAAAACCCGCAGGCCTACCAGATCCGCAAGCAGAAAGTCAACAGCAAATCGGTACTGAAGCTGCAGTTGGCTGCCGGAGGTGGCGCCGCCATCAGCCTTAAGCCAGCAGGCAAGTAA
- a CDS encoding serine hydrolase — MIRFATLLVAGVLSTVLALSPVDLRPTPVAAATTDSPLLDSLLHSDARLLRVVNRAENYELQIIYTQINRDAQLRPTFVQHSFRLNARQYFNPASLVKLPTAVLALEKLNNLNRPGLTRRSPMQIGVAFRCQTPASYNPSPDSDRVNTVGNYIKRMLLVSDNQAYNRLYEFLGQGPLNARLAELGFPETRIVRRFAPCDTAANRHTNPLEFRSAATGETVYRQPAAYNARALTFPLGRITKGRAYQVGGRIVPQPYDFTTANYLPLQSITELLQAVLFPEALPANQRLHITPDDYAFLRYYLHHTPHSSLYSMYTGSRYFDAYKKYFYYGRRPTAAQEAGLRIYNIVGMSHGYLADVAYFTDSTRQTEFMLSAVLYVNQDGIINDGAYEYETVGLPFLAALGQTIRQYEALRPRSARSIPLDFTNPETIR; from the coding sequence ATGATTCGATTCGCTACGCTACTAGTAGCCGGGGTGCTAAGCACAGTCCTTGCCCTTTCTCCAGTTGACTTGCGGCCCACTCCCGTAGCCGCCGCTACTACTGACAGCCCGCTGCTGGATAGTCTTCTACATTCCGACGCCCGCCTGCTACGCGTCGTCAATCGGGCGGAAAACTACGAGTTGCAAATCATCTACACCCAAATCAACCGCGACGCGCAGCTACGCCCCACCTTCGTACAGCATAGCTTCCGGCTCAATGCACGCCAGTACTTTAATCCGGCCAGTCTAGTGAAGCTGCCCACGGCCGTTTTGGCCCTCGAAAAACTCAACAACCTGAACCGGCCCGGCCTCACGCGACGCTCACCCATGCAAATCGGCGTGGCTTTCCGCTGCCAGACGCCCGCGTCCTACAATCCATCCCCCGACTCTGACCGGGTGAATACTGTCGGCAATTACATCAAGCGGATGCTGCTCGTCAGCGACAACCAAGCCTACAACCGTCTCTACGAATTCCTGGGGCAGGGGCCGCTCAACGCCCGCCTGGCTGAGCTGGGCTTTCCCGAAACGCGCATCGTCCGCCGCTTTGCCCCCTGCGATACTGCTGCCAACCGCCACACCAACCCGTTGGAGTTCCGCAGTGCTGCTACCGGCGAAACGGTGTACCGGCAGCCCGCGGCATACAATGCCCGGGCGCTCACGTTTCCGCTCGGCCGCATCACCAAAGGCCGTGCCTACCAAGTCGGTGGCCGCATCGTCCCGCAGCCCTACGATTTCACCACGGCTAACTACCTCCCGCTACAGTCCATTACGGAGCTGCTCCAAGCCGTTTTGTTTCCTGAAGCACTACCCGCCAACCAACGCCTGCACATCACTCCCGACGATTACGCATTTCTGCGCTACTACCTGCATCATACGCCGCACAGCTCTTTATATAGTATGTATACCGGCAGCCGGTATTTCGATGCATACAAGAAGTACTTCTATTACGGCCGCCGACCAACTGCCGCTCAGGAGGCTGGCCTGCGTATCTACAATATAGTAGGCATGTCCCACGGCTACTTGGCCGATGTGGCCTACTTCACTGATTCCACCCGCCAAACAGAATTTATGCTGAGTGCTGTACTATATGTAAATCAGGATGGCATCATCAATGACGGTGCCTATGAATACGAAACAGTAGGATTGCCGTTTTTGGCGGCTCTAGGACAAACCATCCGGCAATACGAAGCATTGCGTCCGCGCAGTGCCCGCTCCATACCACTAGATTTTACCAATCCGGAAACGATCCGTTAG